In Syngnathus acus chromosome 5, fSynAcu1.2, whole genome shotgun sequence, a genomic segment contains:
- the megf6b gene encoding multiple epidermal growth factor-like domains protein 6 isoform X3, giving the protein MILASGWWIFLLMLVEMLPFFASAANYPYGFYRRLCYRPHCFYGYHGYNPPHGAADIDECQVHNGGCQHRCVNTRGSYYCECQMGSRLHVDGRTCLPVHSCTLSNGGCEHYCIQQSTAHFQCRCKPNYELTEDGKHCKLQNPCAENNGGCMHQCRADGGNAHCDCRVGFILAEDGRTCEDIDECQTEKANCAHGCQNTPGSFACVCNAAYELGSDGKQCYRIEMEIVNSCENNNGGCSHHCQHSNSGPVCTCNQGYRLHDDLKTCVDVDECGQRSSCCQQNCANYPGGYECYCSAGYRLSSDGCSCDDINECLSGNGGCDHTCQNNGGSYQCFCRRGFRLHEDRLSCILLDNAVETLYSGGAAELPLIRPQLTLLHDYSQPLERYDDYEDDEGDLRAESNLSEKFVCLDDTFGNDCSLTCDDCSNGGKCNARKDGCDCPDGWTGIICNQTCPEDYFGQNCSFPSKCKNGASCDPITGSCRCPPGVSGDLCQDGCPKGFYGKQCHKKCNCANNGRCHRTYGACLCDPGLYGRFCHLPCPKWTFGAGCSEECQCTQHNTAECHRRYGTCVCKPGYRGNTCKEECSPGTYGGGCEKKCACPTGVSCDHVSGECQRECPPGRHGDSCEQDCPEGSFGAACVHPCNCSGAPCDKVTGRCRCPAGFSGPRCENVCPEGFWGVGCSESCPVCENGGVCDKLNGSCNCAPGFMGTLCHHPCPSGRYGRGCQWKCACENNARCNPVSGRCTCAPGWTGHNCQKACDTGHWGTDCVESCDCQNGDGSCDAVTGRCNCEAGYTGTRCHERCPAGMFGLGCRHRCQCDNQALCDHVSGACTCQVGWTGTFCEKPCPQGFFGLDCQKKCACHNGGRCDAISGLCSCPGGWIGAFCNQTCPSGFYGDGCNLTCTCHNNGICHPASGLCACAPGWSGPDCAQECWAGFFGADCRHPCLCQNGATCDKSSGKCSCPSGWTGTACELECAAGRFGANCQRECECENGGQCDRRTGRCSCAAGWMGERCQQPCEPGTFGLGCEERCQCAHGASCHHVTGDCQCPPGWRGKHCDKACLPGSFGPGCMRRCSCSAGTSCHHVSGECGCPAGLTGNGCEQTCLPGTFGPNCNEVCQCSQPNQLCHPVSGLCYCAPGFHGPNCDQACGAGRYGPNCERECDCKNGGMCVPSSGTCKCPAGFIGARCNITCPNGRYGADCAQVAVCGDGARNHPVTGRCVCPPGRRGEHCLHSCPPGWFGSGCVRRCNCSNGATCHPETGKCTCGLGWSGQHCDKACPVGTFGADCRLACECKNNGTCDRVSGACLCAPGYYGHVCQHACPAGLYGSLCQLQCNCTAGADCQAATGHCICPAGRHGSRCQKMCEQGTYGHDCAKVCDCERDAPCDSVTGRCLCEAGRTGQRCDLQCREDRFGPGCTQSCECQHDARCNPSNGRCTCTHMWIGFSCQEGGPPHLTPGNSTESFMQENSL; this is encoded by the exons ATGATTTTGGCATCAGGATGGTGGATTTTCCTCCTGATGCTTGTGGAAATGTTGCCGTTTTTTGCATCTGCTGCAAACTACCCGTACGGTTTCTACAGGAGGCTTTGCTACAGGCCACATTGTTTCTATGGTTACCATGGCTACAACCCGCCTCACGGGGCTGCAG ATATTGATGAATGCCAGGTCCATAATGGCGGCTGCCAGCACAGATGCGTTAACACCAGGGGCTCCTACTACTGCGAGTGTCAGATGGGATCTCGCCTGCACGTCGACGGACGCACATGCCTTC cCGTCCACTCTTGCACCCTCAGCAATGGTGGCTGTGAACACTACTGCATCCAGCAGTCCACCGCTCACTTCCAATGCCGCTGCAAGCCCAACTACGAGTTGACCGAGGATGGCAAGCATTGCAAAT TGCAGAATCCCTGCGCCGAAAACAACGGAGGCTGCATGCATCAGTGTCGGGCCGACGGCGGCAACGCGCATTGCGACTGCAGGGTGGGCTTTATTCTGGCTGAAGATGGACGCACATGTGAAG atattgACGAGTGTCAGACTGAAAAGGCCAACTGTGCTCACGGCTGCCAAAACACGCCGGGCTCCTTTGCCTGCGTTTGTAACGCCGCCTACGAGCTTGGATCAGACGGCAAACAGTGTTACA GAATCGAGATGGAGATTGTGAACAGCTGCGAGAACAACAATGGCGGATGCTCGCATCATTGCCAGCATTCCAACAGCGGCCCAGTTTGCACCTGTAACCAAGGTTACCGCCTCCATGATGACCTTAAAACCTGTGTTG ACGTGGACGAGTGTGGCCAGCGGAGCTCCTGCTGCCAGCAGAACTGCGCCAACTATCCCGGAGGCTACGAGTGCTACTGCTCAGCGGGCTACCGCCTTAGCTCAGATGGATGCAGCTGTGACG ACATCAACGAGTGTCTGTCAGGTAACGGCGGTTGTGATCACACGTGTCAAAACAACGGTGGCTCCTACCAGTGCTTCTGCCGACGAGGATTCCGTCTGCATGAGGACCGCTTGTCCTGCATCC TTCTGGACAACGCAGTCGAGACCCTGTACAGCGGAGGCGCCGCCGAGCTGCCCCTGATTCGCCCCCAGCTTACCTTGCTGCACGACTACAGCCAACCTCTTGAGCGCTACGACGACTACGAGGACGACGAGGGCGACCTGAGGGCCGAGAGTAATCTATCTGAGAAATTTG TGTGTTTGGACGACACTTTCGGGAACGACTGCAGTCTGACATGTGACGACTGTTCTAACGGAGGAAAGTGTAACGCTCGGAAGGATGGCTGCGATTGTCCCGACGGGTGGACGGGAATAATCTGCAACCAGA CGTGCCCTGAGGACTATTTTGGTCAAAACTGCTCCTTCCCTTCTAAGTGTAAGAACGGCGCGAGCTGCGATCCCATCACCGGGAGCTGTCGCTGCCCACCAGGTGTTAGCGGGGACCTGTGCCAAGACG GATGTCCGAAGGGGTTCTACGGCAAGCAGTGCCATAAAAAGTGTAACTGCGCCAATAACGGACGCTGTCATCGCACTTACGGCGCCTGCCTATGTGACCCCGGGCTGTATGGACGCTTCTGCCACCTCC CTTGTCCAAAGTGGACTTTCGGCGCCGGTTGCTCCGAAGAGTGTCAGTGCACCCAACACAACACTGCGGAGTGCCACCGTCGATAcggcacgtgtgtgtgcaaacCCGGTTACCGAGGCAACACCTGCAAGGAAG AATGCAGCCCAGGCACGTACGGCGGTGGCTGTGAGAAAAAGTGCGCGTGCCCAACTGGGGTGTCGTGTGACCACGTGAGCGGGGAGTGCCAACGAGAGTGTCCGCCAGGTCGTCACGGCGACAGCTGCGAACAAG ACTGCCCCGAAGGAAGCTTCGGAGCCGCCTGCGTGCATCCTTGTAACTGCAGCGGCGCCCCCTGTGACAAAGTGACGGGACGCTGCAGGTGTCCTGCCGGCTTTTCTGGGCCGCGCTGTGAGAATG TGTGCCCAGAGGGTTTTTGGGGTGTGGGCTGTTCAGAAAGCTGCCCCGTTTGTGAGAATGGCGGCGTGTGTGATAAACTGAACGGCTCGTGTAACTGCGCCCCAGGCTTCATGGGAACACTCTGTCACCATC CGTGCCCAAGTGGTCGTTACGGTCGAGGTTGCCAGTGGAAATGCGCATGTGAGAACAACGCCCGTTGCAACCCAGTGAGTGGGCGATGCACCTGCGCTCCAGGCTGGACTGGCCACAACTGCCAGAAAG ctTGCGACACGGGCCACTGGGGGACGGATTGCGTTGAGAGCTGCGACTGTCAGAACGGAGACGGCAGCTGTGATGCGGTGACGGGTCGGTGCAACTGCGAGGCCGGTTACACCGGGACACGGTGCCATGAGA GATGTCCAGCGGGAATGTTTGGTCTGGGTTGTCGTCACCGATGTCAGTGTGACAACCAGGCGTTGTGCGACCACGTGAGCGGCGCATGCACCTGCCAAGTGGGATGGACGGGAACTTTCTGCGAAAAGC CGTGTCCTCAGGGCTTCTTTGGATTGGACTGTCAGAAAAAATGTGCGTGTCATAATGGCGGCCGCTGCGACGCTATCAGCGGGCTGTGTTCCTGTCCCGGTGGATGGATTGGAGCGTTCTGCAACCAAA CGTGCCCGAGCGGTTTCTATGGCGACGGCTGTAATCTGACCTGCACTTGCCATAACAACGGCATCTGCCACCCGGCTAGTgggttgtgtgcgtgtgcgccgGGCTGGAGTGGACCCGACTGTGCACAAG AATGCTGGGCGGGGTTCTTTGGCGCCGACTGTCGGCACCCCTGCTTGTGTCAGAATGGAGCCACGTGCGATAAAAGCAGCGGGAAGTGTTCGTGTCCAAGTGGCTGGACTGGAACCGCCTGTGAACTGG AATGCGCGGCGGGACGCTTCGGGGCCAACTGCCAGCgcgagtgtgagtgtgagaaCGGCGGCCAGTGTGACAGACGGACGGGACGATGCAGCTGCGCCGCAGGATGGATGGGAGAACGCTGCCAACAAC CTTGTGAGCCGGGCACATTTGGGCTCGGGTGCGAGGAGAGGTGTCAGTGTGCACACGGGGCGTCGTGCCACCACGTCACGGGCGACTGTCAGTGCCCACCTGGTTGGAGAGGAAAACATTGCGACAAAG CCTGTCTGCCAGGTTCTTTTGGGCCGGGTTGCATGCGGCGCTGCAGCTGTTCTGCGGGCACGTCCTGCCACCACGTGTCGGGCGAGTGCGGCTGCCCGGCGGGACTCACCGGCAACGGCTGCGAGCAAA CTTGCCTCCCTGGGACGTTTGGCCCCAACTGCAACGAGGTTTGCCAGTGCTCTCAACCCAACCAACTGTGTCACCCGGTGTCTGGATTGTGCTACTGTGCCCCGGGCTTCCACGGGCCCAATTGTGACCAAG CATGTGGAGCGGGCCGTTACGGTCCAAACTGTGAACGTGAGTGCGACTGTAAAAATGGCGGCATGTGTGTGCCGTCCAGCGGCACCTGCAAATGTCCTGCAGGATTTATCGGCGCACGCTGCAACATCA CGTGTCCCAATGGACGCTACGGAGCAGACTGCGCTCAGGTGGCCGTCTGTGGAGACGGAGCTCGGAACCACCCGGTGACTGGTCGCTGCGTGTGCCCACCTGGACGGAGAGGAGAGCACTGCTTACACA GTTGTCCTCCGGGCTGGTTCGGCTCCGGCTGCGTGAGGCGTTGCAACTGCAGCAACGGGGCCACGTGCCACCCGGAGACGGGCAAGTGCACTTGCGGCCTGGGATGGAGCGGACAACACTGTGACAAAG CATGCCCGGTGGGTACGTTTGGCGCCGACTGCCGGCTGGCGTGCGAATGTAAAAATAACGGTACGTGCGACAGAGTGAGCGGCGCCTGTCTCTGTGCCCCTGGGTACTACGGTCATGTGTGCCAACACG CGTGTCCAGCGGGTCTGTATGGGTCGCTGTGTCAACTGCAGTGTAACTGCACGGCCGGAGCTGACTGCCAGGCAGCGACCGGTCATTGCATTTGTCCCGCCGGGCGTCACGGCTCTCGCTGTCAAAAAA TGTGTGAACAAGGCACGTATGGGCACGACTGCGCTAAAGTGTGCGACTGCGAGCGCGATGCTCCGTGCGATTCTGTCACCGGAAGATGTCTCTGCGAGGCGGGGAGGACCGGACAAAGATGCGACCTCC AGTGTCGAGAGGATCGTTTCGGGCCCGGCTGCACGCAAAGCTGCGAATGCCAGCACGATGCTCGCTGCAACCCGAGTAATGGCCGCTGCACCTGCACGCATATGTGGATTGGATTCTCCTGTCAGGAAG GAGGACCGCCACACCTCACTCCAGGGAACAGCACGGAAAGCTTTATGCAGGAAAACTCCTTATAG
- the megf6b gene encoding multiple epidermal growth factor-like domains protein 6 isoform X2 — MEQEMMLVAQRQPCVQAFTRMVKVWKQGCVGQSWCLGYERRTAYYTAYRQMYRQDQNTVYKCCSGWSQLNGEAGCVYPVCSYGVCFNGGQCREGSTQLCQCPAGFNGPSCQYDVNECEESNGGCEALCYNTIGSFYCRCPAGLELSQDGKTCQDIDECQVHNGGCQHRCVNTRGSYYCECQMGSRLHVDGRTCLPVHSCTLSNGGCEHYCIQQSTAHFQCRCKPNYELTEDGKHCKLQNPCAENNGGCMHQCRADGGNAHCDCRVGFILAEDGRTCEDIDECQTEKANCAHGCQNTPGSFACVCNAAYELGSDGKQCYRIEMEIVNSCENNNGGCSHHCQHSNSGPVCTCNQGYRLHDDLKTCVDVDECGQRSSCCQQNCANYPGGYECYCSAGYRLSSDGCSCDDINECLSGNGGCDHTCQNNGGSYQCFCRRGFRLHEDRLSCILLDNAVETLYSGGAAELPLIRPQLTLLHDYSQPLERYDDYEDDEGDLRAESNLSEKFVCLDDTFGNDCSLTCDDCSNGGKCNARKDGCDCPDGWTGIICNQTCPEDYFGQNCSFPSKCKNGASCDPITGSCRCPPGVSGDLCQDGCPKGFYGKQCHKKCNCANNGRCHRTYGACLCDPGLYGRFCHLPCPKWTFGAGCSEECQCTQHNTAECHRRYGTCVCKPGYRGNTCKEECSPGTYGGGCEKKCACPTGVSCDHVSGECQRECPPGRHGDSCEQDCPEGSFGAACVHPCNCSGAPCDKVTGRCRCPAGFSGPRCENVCPEGFWGVGCSESCPVCENGGVCDKLNGSCNCAPGFMGTLCHHPCPSGRYGRGCQWKCACENNARCNPVSGRCTCAPGWTGHNCQKACDTGHWGTDCVESCDCQNGDGSCDAVTGRCNCEAGYTGTRCHERCPAGMFGLGCRHRCQCDNQALCDHVSGACTCQVGWTGTFCEKPCPQGFFGLDCQKKCACHNGGRCDAISGLCSCPGGWIGAFCNQTCPSGFYGDGCNLTCTCHNNGICHPASGLCACAPGWSGPDCAQECWAGFFGADCRHPCLCQNGATCDKSSGKCSCPSGWTGTACELECAAGRFGANCQRECECENGGQCDRRTGRCSCAAGWMGERCQQPCEPGTFGLGCEERCQCAHGASCHHVTGDCQCPPGWRGKHCDKACLPGSFGPGCMRRCSCSAGTSCHHVSGECGCPAGLTGNGCEQTCLPGTFGPNCNEVCQCSQPNQLCHPVSGLCYCAPGFHGPNCDQACGAGRYGPNCERECDCKNGGMCVPSSGTCKCPAGFIGARCNITCPNGRYGADCAQVAVCGDGARNHPVTGRCVCPPGRRGEHCLHSCPPGWFGSGCVRRCNCSNGATCHPETGKCTCGLGWSGQHCDKACPVGTFGADCRLACECKNNGTCDRVSGACLCAPGYYGHVCQHACPAGLYGSLCQLQCNCTAGADCQAATGHCICPAGRHGSRCQKMCEQGTYGHDCAKVCDCERDAPCDSVTGRCLCEAGRTGQRCDLQCREDRFGPGCTQSCECQHDARCNPSNGRCTCTHMWIGFSCQEGGPPHLTPGNSTESFMQENSL; from the exons ATATTGATGAATGCCAGGTCCATAATGGCGGCTGCCAGCACAGATGCGTTAACACCAGGGGCTCCTACTACTGCGAGTGTCAGATGGGATCTCGCCTGCACGTCGACGGACGCACATGCCTTC cCGTCCACTCTTGCACCCTCAGCAATGGTGGCTGTGAACACTACTGCATCCAGCAGTCCACCGCTCACTTCCAATGCCGCTGCAAGCCCAACTACGAGTTGACCGAGGATGGCAAGCATTGCAAAT TGCAGAATCCCTGCGCCGAAAACAACGGAGGCTGCATGCATCAGTGTCGGGCCGACGGCGGCAACGCGCATTGCGACTGCAGGGTGGGCTTTATTCTGGCTGAAGATGGACGCACATGTGAAG atattgACGAGTGTCAGACTGAAAAGGCCAACTGTGCTCACGGCTGCCAAAACACGCCGGGCTCCTTTGCCTGCGTTTGTAACGCCGCCTACGAGCTTGGATCAGACGGCAAACAGTGTTACA GAATCGAGATGGAGATTGTGAACAGCTGCGAGAACAACAATGGCGGATGCTCGCATCATTGCCAGCATTCCAACAGCGGCCCAGTTTGCACCTGTAACCAAGGTTACCGCCTCCATGATGACCTTAAAACCTGTGTTG ACGTGGACGAGTGTGGCCAGCGGAGCTCCTGCTGCCAGCAGAACTGCGCCAACTATCCCGGAGGCTACGAGTGCTACTGCTCAGCGGGCTACCGCCTTAGCTCAGATGGATGCAGCTGTGACG ACATCAACGAGTGTCTGTCAGGTAACGGCGGTTGTGATCACACGTGTCAAAACAACGGTGGCTCCTACCAGTGCTTCTGCCGACGAGGATTCCGTCTGCATGAGGACCGCTTGTCCTGCATCC TTCTGGACAACGCAGTCGAGACCCTGTACAGCGGAGGCGCCGCCGAGCTGCCCCTGATTCGCCCCCAGCTTACCTTGCTGCACGACTACAGCCAACCTCTTGAGCGCTACGACGACTACGAGGACGACGAGGGCGACCTGAGGGCCGAGAGTAATCTATCTGAGAAATTTG TGTGTTTGGACGACACTTTCGGGAACGACTGCAGTCTGACATGTGACGACTGTTCTAACGGAGGAAAGTGTAACGCTCGGAAGGATGGCTGCGATTGTCCCGACGGGTGGACGGGAATAATCTGCAACCAGA CGTGCCCTGAGGACTATTTTGGTCAAAACTGCTCCTTCCCTTCTAAGTGTAAGAACGGCGCGAGCTGCGATCCCATCACCGGGAGCTGTCGCTGCCCACCAGGTGTTAGCGGGGACCTGTGCCAAGACG GATGTCCGAAGGGGTTCTACGGCAAGCAGTGCCATAAAAAGTGTAACTGCGCCAATAACGGACGCTGTCATCGCACTTACGGCGCCTGCCTATGTGACCCCGGGCTGTATGGACGCTTCTGCCACCTCC CTTGTCCAAAGTGGACTTTCGGCGCCGGTTGCTCCGAAGAGTGTCAGTGCACCCAACACAACACTGCGGAGTGCCACCGTCGATAcggcacgtgtgtgtgcaaacCCGGTTACCGAGGCAACACCTGCAAGGAAG AATGCAGCCCAGGCACGTACGGCGGTGGCTGTGAGAAAAAGTGCGCGTGCCCAACTGGGGTGTCGTGTGACCACGTGAGCGGGGAGTGCCAACGAGAGTGTCCGCCAGGTCGTCACGGCGACAGCTGCGAACAAG ACTGCCCCGAAGGAAGCTTCGGAGCCGCCTGCGTGCATCCTTGTAACTGCAGCGGCGCCCCCTGTGACAAAGTGACGGGACGCTGCAGGTGTCCTGCCGGCTTTTCTGGGCCGCGCTGTGAGAATG TGTGCCCAGAGGGTTTTTGGGGTGTGGGCTGTTCAGAAAGCTGCCCCGTTTGTGAGAATGGCGGCGTGTGTGATAAACTGAACGGCTCGTGTAACTGCGCCCCAGGCTTCATGGGAACACTCTGTCACCATC CGTGCCCAAGTGGTCGTTACGGTCGAGGTTGCCAGTGGAAATGCGCATGTGAGAACAACGCCCGTTGCAACCCAGTGAGTGGGCGATGCACCTGCGCTCCAGGCTGGACTGGCCACAACTGCCAGAAAG ctTGCGACACGGGCCACTGGGGGACGGATTGCGTTGAGAGCTGCGACTGTCAGAACGGAGACGGCAGCTGTGATGCGGTGACGGGTCGGTGCAACTGCGAGGCCGGTTACACCGGGACACGGTGCCATGAGA GATGTCCAGCGGGAATGTTTGGTCTGGGTTGTCGTCACCGATGTCAGTGTGACAACCAGGCGTTGTGCGACCACGTGAGCGGCGCATGCACCTGCCAAGTGGGATGGACGGGAACTTTCTGCGAAAAGC CGTGTCCTCAGGGCTTCTTTGGATTGGACTGTCAGAAAAAATGTGCGTGTCATAATGGCGGCCGCTGCGACGCTATCAGCGGGCTGTGTTCCTGTCCCGGTGGATGGATTGGAGCGTTCTGCAACCAAA CGTGCCCGAGCGGTTTCTATGGCGACGGCTGTAATCTGACCTGCACTTGCCATAACAACGGCATCTGCCACCCGGCTAGTgggttgtgtgcgtgtgcgccgGGCTGGAGTGGACCCGACTGTGCACAAG AATGCTGGGCGGGGTTCTTTGGCGCCGACTGTCGGCACCCCTGCTTGTGTCAGAATGGAGCCACGTGCGATAAAAGCAGCGGGAAGTGTTCGTGTCCAAGTGGCTGGACTGGAACCGCCTGTGAACTGG AATGCGCGGCGGGACGCTTCGGGGCCAACTGCCAGCgcgagtgtgagtgtgagaaCGGCGGCCAGTGTGACAGACGGACGGGACGATGCAGCTGCGCCGCAGGATGGATGGGAGAACGCTGCCAACAAC CTTGTGAGCCGGGCACATTTGGGCTCGGGTGCGAGGAGAGGTGTCAGTGTGCACACGGGGCGTCGTGCCACCACGTCACGGGCGACTGTCAGTGCCCACCTGGTTGGAGAGGAAAACATTGCGACAAAG CCTGTCTGCCAGGTTCTTTTGGGCCGGGTTGCATGCGGCGCTGCAGCTGTTCTGCGGGCACGTCCTGCCACCACGTGTCGGGCGAGTGCGGCTGCCCGGCGGGACTCACCGGCAACGGCTGCGAGCAAA CTTGCCTCCCTGGGACGTTTGGCCCCAACTGCAACGAGGTTTGCCAGTGCTCTCAACCCAACCAACTGTGTCACCCGGTGTCTGGATTGTGCTACTGTGCCCCGGGCTTCCACGGGCCCAATTGTGACCAAG CATGTGGAGCGGGCCGTTACGGTCCAAACTGTGAACGTGAGTGCGACTGTAAAAATGGCGGCATGTGTGTGCCGTCCAGCGGCACCTGCAAATGTCCTGCAGGATTTATCGGCGCACGCTGCAACATCA CGTGTCCCAATGGACGCTACGGAGCAGACTGCGCTCAGGTGGCCGTCTGTGGAGACGGAGCTCGGAACCACCCGGTGACTGGTCGCTGCGTGTGCCCACCTGGACGGAGAGGAGAGCACTGCTTACACA GTTGTCCTCCGGGCTGGTTCGGCTCCGGCTGCGTGAGGCGTTGCAACTGCAGCAACGGGGCCACGTGCCACCCGGAGACGGGCAAGTGCACTTGCGGCCTGGGATGGAGCGGACAACACTGTGACAAAG CATGCCCGGTGGGTACGTTTGGCGCCGACTGCCGGCTGGCGTGCGAATGTAAAAATAACGGTACGTGCGACAGAGTGAGCGGCGCCTGTCTCTGTGCCCCTGGGTACTACGGTCATGTGTGCCAACACG CGTGTCCAGCGGGTCTGTATGGGTCGCTGTGTCAACTGCAGTGTAACTGCACGGCCGGAGCTGACTGCCAGGCAGCGACCGGTCATTGCATTTGTCCCGCCGGGCGTCACGGCTCTCGCTGTCAAAAAA TGTGTGAACAAGGCACGTATGGGCACGACTGCGCTAAAGTGTGCGACTGCGAGCGCGATGCTCCGTGCGATTCTGTCACCGGAAGATGTCTCTGCGAGGCGGGGAGGACCGGACAAAGATGCGACCTCC AGTGTCGAGAGGATCGTTTCGGGCCCGGCTGCACGCAAAGCTGCGAATGCCAGCACGATGCTCGCTGCAACCCGAGTAATGGCCGCTGCACCTGCACGCATATGTGGATTGGATTCTCCTGTCAGGAAG GAGGACCGCCACACCTCACTCCAGGGAACAGCACGGAAAGCTTTATGCAGGAAAACTCCTTATAG
- the kcnab2a gene encoding voltage-gated potassium channel subunit beta-2 isoform X4 yields the protein MYPESTTDSPARLSLRQSGSPGMIYRNLGKSGLRVSCLGLGTWVTFGGQITDEMAEQLMTLAYENGINLFDTAEVYAAGKAEVVLGNIIKKKGWRRSSLVITTKIFWGGKAETERGLSRKHIIEGLKASLERLQLDYVDVVFANRPDPNTPMEETVRAMTHVINQGMAMYWGTSRWSPMEIMEAYSVARQFNQIPPICEQAEYHMFQREKVEVQLPELFHKIGVGAMTWSPLACGIISGKYDGRVPPYSRASLKGYQWLKDKILSEEGRRQQAKLKELQAIAERLGCTLPQLAIAWCLRNEGVSSVLLGASNTDQLMENIGAIQVLPKLSSSITHEVDSILGNKPYSKKDYRS from the exons AAACCTTGGGAAGTCGGGTCTGCGTGTGTCCTGCCTTGGATTAG GAACATGGGTGACGTTTGGCGGACAAATTACAGATGAG ATGGCAGAGCAGCTGATGACTCTGGCGTATGAAAACGGCATCAATCTGTTTGACACGGCCGAGGTCTACGCTGCTGGGAA GGCTGAGGTGGTGCTGGGgaacatcatcaaaaagaaagGATGGAG ACGCTCAAGTCTGGTGATAACAACAAAGATCTTTTGGGGAGGAAA AGCCGAGACTGAAAGAGGTTTATCTCGAAAACATATTATAGAAG GTTTAAAAGCTTCTCTGGAGCGACTGCAGTTAGACTACGTTGATGTAGTATTTGCAAACAGACCGGACCCCAACACGCCTATGGAAG AAACGGTTCGAGCGATGACCCATGTGATAAATCAAGGCATGGCCATGTACTGGGGGACATCCCGCTGGAGTCCCATGGAGATCATG GAAGCATATTCCGTGGCACGACAATTCAACCAGATCCCTCCGATTTGCGAGCAGGCCGAGTATCACATGTTTCAAAGAGAGAAGGTGGAGGTGCAGCTACCTGAACTATTCCATAAAATAG GTGTCGGGGCCATGACGTGGTCGCCGCTGGCCTGCGGGATCATCTCAGGGAAATATGACGGAAGGGTGCCCCCGTACTCTCGGGCCTCTCTGAAG GGTTACCAGTGGTTGAAGGACAAGATCTTGAGCGAGGAGGGTCGGCGTCAGCAGGCGAAGTTGAAAGAGCTGCAGGCGATCGCGGAGCGGCTGGGCTGCACTCTGCCCCAACTCGCCATCG CGTGGTGTCTACGTAACGAGGGCGTCAGCTCTGTCCTTTTAGGGGCGTCCAACACTGACCAATTGATGGAGAACATAGGAGCTATTCAG gttctccccaaGCTGTCGTCATCCATCACGCACGAGGTGGACAGCATCCTGGGCAACAAGCCGTACAGTAAAAAGGACTACCGTTCTTAA
- the kcnab2a gene encoding voltage-gated potassium channel subunit beta-2 isoform X2, giving the protein MQVSLVCTDHRGGVSRTTEDRLNRQNANSPGTGTRSKFRAVAMVARSLGQLSVQSVPSSSEQSMRTGMKYRNLGKSGLRVSCLGLGTWVTFGGQITDEMAEQLMTLAYENGINLFDTAEVYAAGKAEVVLGNIIKKKGWRRSSLVITTKIFWGGKAETERGLSRKHIIEGLKASLERLQLDYVDVVFANRPDPNTPMEETVRAMTHVINQGMAMYWGTSRWSPMEIMEAYSVARQFNQIPPICEQAEYHMFQREKVEVQLPELFHKIGVGAMTWSPLACGIISGKYDGRVPPYSRASLKGYQWLKDKILSEEGRRQQAKLKELQAIAERLGCTLPQLAIAWCLRNEGVSSVLLGASNTDQLMENIGAIQVLPKLSSSITHEVDSILGNKPYSKKDYRS; this is encoded by the exons ATGCAGGTCTCACTGGTGTGTACCGACCACCGCGGCGGTGTGAGCCGCACCACGGAAGACCGGCTCAACCGGCAAAACGCCAACAGCCCCGGCACAGGGACGCGAAGCAAATTCCGAGCCGTGGCCATGGTGGCTCGAAGTCTTGGTCAGCTCTCTGTTCAGAGTGTGCCGTCTTCCAGCGAGCAAAGCATGAGGACCGGCATGAAGTATAG AAACCTTGGGAAGTCGGGTCTGCGTGTGTCCTGCCTTGGATTAG GAACATGGGTGACGTTTGGCGGACAAATTACAGATGAG ATGGCAGAGCAGCTGATGACTCTGGCGTATGAAAACGGCATCAATCTGTTTGACACGGCCGAGGTCTACGCTGCTGGGAA GGCTGAGGTGGTGCTGGGgaacatcatcaaaaagaaagGATGGAG ACGCTCAAGTCTGGTGATAACAACAAAGATCTTTTGGGGAGGAAA AGCCGAGACTGAAAGAGGTTTATCTCGAAAACATATTATAGAAG GTTTAAAAGCTTCTCTGGAGCGACTGCAGTTAGACTACGTTGATGTAGTATTTGCAAACAGACCGGACCCCAACACGCCTATGGAAG AAACGGTTCGAGCGATGACCCATGTGATAAATCAAGGCATGGCCATGTACTGGGGGACATCCCGCTGGAGTCCCATGGAGATCATG GAAGCATATTCCGTGGCACGACAATTCAACCAGATCCCTCCGATTTGCGAGCAGGCCGAGTATCACATGTTTCAAAGAGAGAAGGTGGAGGTGCAGCTACCTGAACTATTCCATAAAATAG GTGTCGGGGCCATGACGTGGTCGCCGCTGGCCTGCGGGATCATCTCAGGGAAATATGACGGAAGGGTGCCCCCGTACTCTCGGGCCTCTCTGAAG GGTTACCAGTGGTTGAAGGACAAGATCTTGAGCGAGGAGGGTCGGCGTCAGCAGGCGAAGTTGAAAGAGCTGCAGGCGATCGCGGAGCGGCTGGGCTGCACTCTGCCCCAACTCGCCATCG CGTGGTGTCTACGTAACGAGGGCGTCAGCTCTGTCCTTTTAGGGGCGTCCAACACTGACCAATTGATGGAGAACATAGGAGCTATTCAG gttctccccaaGCTGTCGTCATCCATCACGCACGAGGTGGACAGCATCCTGGGCAACAAGCCGTACAGTAAAAAGGACTACCGTTCTTAA